The Cellulophaga lytica DSM 7489 nucleotide sequence TAAACAAGTCTATCTTATCCTTTTCTATCTTCAATTCATTTACAAATAAAGAGTCGGCATAATATCTTTTAACGCGCATAGTTTTCTGGTATCTATGGTTACGCTCTACTCTTTTCTTTAATAACTTGGTTTGTCCATTTATTGCATTTATTAACGATAAAATTGGTCCGCCAGACATTGATGAGTACAGTGCACGTTCATCTGAAGATAGTATTTTTACATTTTGATTAGGTAAACCAAGTGTTCTGCCAGTAACTACTGGTTTTAAAGGTAAATTATTTAAATCTGTAGATAAGTCTCCAGACAAGTTAAAAGGCTTTACTACAATTTCATTTAAGGTTGTTACAGACTCGTATAAAGGCACTATATAGTTGTTAGTTTTTAACATAGTTTCTGTAACAACTACAACTTTATTTGCAAACTGAACTGCAGAAAACTCTAAGGTATCTTTTACACGAACTGGAATAGAAAAATAGCCATTTAAATTGGTTATTGTTCCTTTTTCTGTAGTTCTGTTTAATACATACACACCAACAACTTCTTCTGTAGTACTAGTTACAGTACCTTTTAAGTCTACCCGCTTTTGCTGTGCCACAGTAGTAAAAGTGATAAAAACTAAAATACTAAAAAGTAATAATTTACTCATTACTCATCATTTAACACTAAAAATGTTTTACTTTTCATTTTAAAAAAAGCCTTTATAATTATTTCACTAGTTTGCTTAGAAAAGGCATCAAAATCTTCATCTTGCTCACAATACAAAACAAACTCTTGTACTCTATGCTCTGGTATTTTTAGTTCTTTAACAAAAGTAGAATCTAAGTAGTTTTTATATAGAATTTGACCTGCTTTATAGCGTTTGTTACGCATTGCTCTTGCTTTGTACTTGGCTGTATTACCTAACAAATAGTTTAAAATAGGATCTATACTAAAAACAGTATCACTTGGAGACCAATTTGTTGCTGTATCATACGCCCTTTCATCAATATCTAAAAGTTTTACATCTGCCCCTGGCAACCCTAATTTTTTAGCTGTAATTAATGTTCTATTATCTAAAACAACCTCATCTAACTCTTCTAAGGTTTCATCTAAATTAATGATGAAGGTATTGTAGTCTAATATTTTTTTTGTGATGATAATTTCTCTGTTTTTAAACTGTACTGCAGAAATAAACAATGTATCATGCAAACTAACTGGCACAGAAAAATCTCCGTTTGGGTTGGTAATAGTAGCCTTTTTTTTAGACCTGTTTAACACATACACACCAACAACTTCTTGTTTACTGCTTACTACACGACCTTTTAATGTTTCAACTTTTTTGTTTTGTGCTATGTTTATTTGACTTAGCATAATAAAAAACAATAATAGTTGAAAACGTGTCATATCTACCTTATTTAAATTTTAAAAACAATTCGCTTTTTTGCCTTAAAAAATCCCAAACAACAAGCTCATTTTTATTCTCTGTTATTCCTTTAAATCTTGGGTCGTACTCGCAATACAACATAAACTCCTCTATTCTGCTTGCAGGTATTTTTAAATTTTTAGAAAAAATAGAGTCTACAAACCTAGTCCTAAGCTCTTTACTACGCGCGTACATATCATCTCTTTTAATACGGTCTTTCAACATTTTTGTACGCCCGCTTAAAAAGTTTAATAACGGATCTAGGCTTAAGTAATTATCTCCGTTATTAGCCGCAAACAATTCTCTTTTTGCCAATGGCAAAACTTCTACATCTGCATTAGGCAAGCCCAAACTTTTGGCTGTTATTAAAGTTCTATTATCTAAAACAACTTCATTTAACTCCTCTAAGGTTTCATCTAAGTTTACCAAAAAGGATTTATAATCAAGTATTTTTTGAGTAACAACAATCTTTTTATTTTTAAACTGAACGGCAGAAAACATTATAGTATCTTTTAAACTAACCGGAATAGAAAAATTTCCGGTTTTGGATGTAATTGTTCCCTTATTGGTTGTTTTGTTTAGCACATAAACCCCAATTACATCTTGTGTATTACTTACAATACGCCCTTTTAATGTTTCTATTTTTGTTTGTGCGCTTGTGTTTTGCGCCGCAACAAGTAAAAGCAATAAAGTGCATATGTATTTCATAAATATATAGGGTAAGTTATTTATTATCTTGTTTAGCTATTTTAAGCTCTTTATCTTCTTTTAAAAAAGCAATGCTTTTACGTGTTAAAAAGTCCCAAATAATAAAACTATTTTTTTCTTTTGCAATAGAGTTAAACTCACTGTCATACTCACAATACAGCATAAACTCTTCTATACGGTTTTTAGGAATGTTAAGGTCTTTTACAAAAACAGAATCTGCGTAAGAGTTTCGCATTTGCTGACTTTCTAAGTATTTCCTATCTCTTGCCACACGCTTTTTTAGCATTTTAGTGCGCCCGCTAATTGCATTTAGCAACTTATTTACGTTAACACTTAATCCTCCAAACATTGGTCCGTGATCTGCATCATGTAGTAAACGCTCGCTCTGTGGTAACACTACAGCATCTGCATTTGGCAAACCTAAACTTTTGGCAGTTACAAAGGTTCTGTTATCTAAAACAACCTCATTTAACTCTTCTAAAGTTTCCTCTAAATAAACAATGTTATTTTTTTTTGCCAATATAGCTTTAGTAACTATAAGTTGTTTCTTTTTAAACTGTACTGCAGAAAATAATAACGTATCTTTTTCCTTAGCTGGCATTACAAAATAACCATTAGCATTAGTTATAGCTGCTTGCCCGCTAGTGGTATTTATAACATAAACACCATTAACCTCTTGAGTGTTACTTACAACTGCACCTTTAACAGACTTGTAATAGACTTGTTGTGCATTTGCGTAAAAACATACACTTAAAAAGCTTAAAAAAAGTATATATCTCCTCAAACTTTATAGCTTTTTATATTCTTTGCTATGGGTAACTAAAAAATCTATAAGCTGAAATTCATTTGACTTTTTAAGCAATGTTTGTGATGGTATTTTGTCATCACAATACTGTAAAAAATTATCTATTTTATCTTGTGGTATTCCTAAATCTTTAACAAAAAAATCATCTTCATAAACCTGTCTTAATACTCTACTAAGCTTAATTTCTGGCACCTTAGCATTAGGATCTTTTTTCTTTTTAGACTTGGTTAATGCTTTAAAAATATTTACAAAATTTATACCATTTTCCATACCACGTTCTATTTGAGACTGTGCTATGTTAGTAACAGTTGTTGTACGGTCTATTTCGTATTCTACTTCTTTAAATTCTTCGTTTTTAAGCTCTACAAACTTTTCTTGATCTTCAGGACTAACCACAACCTCATCTAATTCTGTAACTTTTTCATTTACATCTACTACTAATCTGTTTTTCTTTAAAATATCTTCAGTAATAAAAACAATTTTTATTTGGTAATTAAAAGATGTAAACACCAATTGGTCTCCTATTTTCACATTAATTTCAAAGTCCCCATCTTTATCTGTTAATGTTGCATCTTCTGCAGTTACATTAATAACGTCTAAGTTAGGTACATTTATATCTCTATAAATTACGGTTCCGCGTAAAAGTGTTCTATCATTTTCTTGGGCAAATAAAGACACTGTAGTAAGTAATAAAAAAAGTGCTAGTAAATTGTTTTTCATAAAGGTTAGTTTTAAGCCCCAGAAAATAGTTTTCTAAGTTTCTTTTAAATATAATGAAATGCAATTTACATTCAAAAAAAATAGAGTACCATTAAACTTTTGTTAATTTGTACCCAGAAAACTAAAAAACTGAAAAGAGTATACTGTATGAAAAATCTATTATTAGCAAGCACATCTACCTTATTTGGAGAGAATTACTTGGAGTACCTGTTAGATGATGTTGCTTTATTTTTTAAAGATGTAGATACCATAACATTTATACCTTTTGCACGGCCTGGTGGTATTAGCCATGACAATTACACTGCTATTGCTGCAAAAGCATTTGCAAAAATTGATAAAAAAATAGTAGGCTTACATACGTACCCAACTGCACAAGAAGGTATAAACCAGTCCCAAGCTTTTTTCTGTGGTGGCGGCAATACTTTTTTACTTGTACAGCAATTGTATGCACAAAATGCTATGCAACACTTACAAGAGCATATTACCAACGGAAAACCTTATATGGGCACAAGTGCTGGCAGTAACATTGCAGGCGTTAGTATGCATACTACTAATGATATGCCCATTGTTTACCCTCCTTGTTTTGCAACAATGCAACTGGTACCTTTTAACATAAATGCACATTATTTAGATCCGGACCCTAATAGTAAACACAACGGTGAAACTAGAGAAACACGCTTAAAAGAGTTTCACGTATTTAATACCACACCAGTAGTTGGACTAAGAGAAGGTAGTTTTTTATTAGTTAACAACAACACTATTAGCCTAAAAGGTAAACATACCGCTCGTATTTTTGAACCACAAAAAGCTCCTTACGAGAGTAAAACAATTCAATTTTAAACATTAAGTATTACATAGATGTCATTTATAGGACAAAAATTGTCTTTTAACCACTGTTTTAGGTGGTAACACATCTTTACTATATTTTTGTTTGTAATGCATAATTGCATATTATAACACCCCTACTATATGAAAAAATTAATTTTTGGATTATTTTTAAGTACCTGCCTATTTACTAGCATACAAGCACAAGTAAAAATTGGCGAAAATCCTGAAAACCTTCATTTTAACTCGGTTTTAGAACTAGAGAGTACAAGTAAAGCTTTAGTTATTACAAGGATGTCTACCCTACAAATGAATGCTATAACACCACTAAACGGTGCTGTTATTTACAATACAGACACTAGGTGTTTGCACTATTATAATGATACCCAATGGATAAACTTATGTGAAGCAGAAAATGCTGGCAATATTAATTTGGTAGATAATGGTGATAATACCTACACCTTTACAAATGCTGCTGGTAACGATATTACGTTTGAAACCCCTGCTTTTACAAGCAACCATACAGGTTCTGGTGGTGTAGGTTTTTCTAGTGGCATAAAAATAACAGACGATGGCAATACGGTTAATATAGAAGTAGACCAAATACACGGTAACTCTATATTAAACAAAACAATTGGCAGAACTAAAATTGCAGATGATGCTATTGGTGTAGATGAGTTAGGAGACACAAGTGTAAATACAAATAATCTTATAGACGAGTCGGTTACACCCGTAAAAATACAACCTAGTGCAACACCAAACCAAGTTTTAAAAACAAATGCTACAGGTACCAATGTAGAATGGGGCACTTTAGACGCTACTAGCATTGCAGGGCAAGATTTAACTGTTGATGCTTCTTTAGAATTTACGGGTAGTACAACTGGTGTTGGGGCACTTTTAGAAACTGTTGGCATTTCTGTTGCTGATGGAGGAATTACGAATGCTAAATTAGCTGCAGATGCAGTTTCTACAAACAAAATAGCAGATGAAACAATACTTTCTGAAGACATATTAGATGGTACAATAGCAACACAAGATATTGCAGATAATGCTATTACCGCTGTAAAAATAAATACAGATGTTGCCGGTTCTGGATTAACAAAAAATGCAACTACTGGTGCTTTAGATGTAGATGTTGCTGCATTAACTGGAGATGGTAACATTACGTCTACCGATTTAAATGTTACAGGTGGTGCAAATGCAGCTTTAAATAACGTTACTTTAGAGATTAACCCAAGTGCTGTTGGTGCAAACGAACTTGCTGATGGTGCAGTAACAACTACCAAAATAGCAGATACAAATGTTACTACTGTTAAGATTGAAGATGATGCTATTGAAAATACTAAACTAGCGGATGATGCTGTACAAACAGAAAATATTTTAGATGGCACAATAGCAACACTAGATATTGCTGATGATGCAGTAACTGCTATAAAAATAAATGCAGATGTTGCCGGTTCTGGATTAACTAAAAATATAACTACTGGTGCTTTAGATGTAGATGTAACTGCCTTAACGGGTGATGGTAACATTACTTCTACAGACTTAAATGTTACAGGTGGTACAAATGCAGCTTTAAATGACGTTACTTTAGAAATTAACCCAAGTGCTGTTGGTGCTAATGAAATTGCTGATGGCGCAGTAACAACTACCAAAATAGCAGATGCAAATGTTACTAGAGACAAAATTGCAAACGCAGCAATTGATGATAATAAATTAGACAAAACAACTATTTCTTTATCTGGCTTTGCTGTTCCAACGGGCGACTTATCTATAGGCTCACAAAAACTAACCAACGTTTCAGATCCTACTGACCCACAAGATGCAGCAACAAGGTCTTATGTAGATGCTGCAGTTACAGCAGGAACCACTGCTTTAGCTTTAAAAGAAGACACTGCTAACAAATCTAACGACGGTTCTTTAACTGATAATTCCGCTACAGATTTCCCAACTGAACAAGCAGTAAAAACATATGTAGATAATCAAATTTCTACTATAAATACAATTACTGATGGAAATATTTTAGTTGGTGACGCTACAAATACAGCTGCAC carries:
- a CDS encoding carboxypeptidase-like regulatory domain-containing protein, producing MSKLLLFSILVFITFTTVAQQKRVDLKGTVTSTTEEVVGVYVLNRTTEKGTITNLNGYFSIPVRVKDTLEFSAVQFANKVVVVTETMLKTNNYIVPLYESVTTLNEIVVKPFNLSGDLSTDLNNLPLKPVVTGRTLGLPNQNVKILSSDERALYSSMSGGPILSLINAINGQTKLLKKRVERNHRYQKTMRVKRYYADSLFVNELKIEKDKIDLFMWYCEFKDDFQAVINTKDQLKIWAYLRKMSVEFRSKK
- a CDS encoding carboxypeptidase-like regulatory domain-containing protein produces the protein MTRFQLLLFFIMLSQINIAQNKKVETLKGRVVSSKQEVVGVYVLNRSKKKATITNPNGDFSVPVSLHDTLFISAVQFKNREIIITKKILDYNTFIINLDETLEELDEVVLDNRTLITAKKLGLPGADVKLLDIDERAYDTATNWSPSDTVFSIDPILNYLLGNTAKYKARAMRNKRYKAGQILYKNYLDSTFVKELKIPEHRVQEFVLYCEQDEDFDAFSKQTSEIIIKAFFKMKSKTFLVLNDE
- a CDS encoding carboxypeptidase-like regulatory domain-containing protein; this encodes MKYICTLLLLLVAAQNTSAQTKIETLKGRIVSNTQDVIGVYVLNKTTNKGTITSKTGNFSIPVSLKDTIMFSAVQFKNKKIVVTQKILDYKSFLVNLDETLEELNEVVLDNRTLITAKSLGLPNADVEVLPLAKRELFAANNGDNYLSLDPLLNFLSGRTKMLKDRIKRDDMYARSKELRTRFVDSIFSKNLKIPASRIEEFMLYCEYDPRFKGITENKNELVVWDFLRQKSELFLKFK
- a CDS encoding carboxypeptidase-like regulatory domain-containing protein is translated as MRRYILFLSFLSVCFYANAQQVYYKSVKGAVVSNTQEVNGVYVINTTSGQAAITNANGYFVMPAKEKDTLLFSAVQFKKKQLIVTKAILAKKNNIVYLEETLEELNEVVLDNRTFVTAKSLGLPNADAVVLPQSERLLHDADHGPMFGGLSVNVNKLLNAISGRTKMLKKRVARDRKYLESQQMRNSYADSVFVKDLNIPKNRIEEFMLYCEYDSEFNSIAKEKNSFIIWDFLTRKSIAFLKEDKELKIAKQDNK
- the pepE gene encoding dipeptidase PepE, which produces MKNLLLASTSTLFGENYLEYLLDDVALFFKDVDTITFIPFARPGGISHDNYTAIAAKAFAKIDKKIVGLHTYPTAQEGINQSQAFFCGGGNTFLLVQQLYAQNAMQHLQEHITNGKPYMGTSAGSNIAGVSMHTTNDMPIVYPPCFATMQLVPFNINAHYLDPDPNSKHNGETRETRLKEFHVFNTTPVVGLREGSFLLVNNNTISLKGKHTARIFEPQKAPYESKTIQF
- a CDS encoding beta strand repeat-containing protein, with the translated sequence MKKLIFGLFLSTCLFTSIQAQVKIGENPENLHFNSVLELESTSKALVITRMSTLQMNAITPLNGAVIYNTDTRCLHYYNDTQWINLCEAENAGNINLVDNGDNTYTFTNAAGNDITFETPAFTSNHTGSGGVGFSSGIKITDDGNTVNIEVDQIHGNSILNKTIGRTKIADDAIGVDELGDTSVNTNNLIDESVTPVKIQPSATPNQVLKTNATGTNVEWGTLDATSIAGQDLTVDASLEFTGSTTGVGALLETVGISVADGGITNAKLAADAVSTNKIADETILSEDILDGTIATQDIADNAITAVKINTDVAGSGLTKNATTGALDVDVAALTGDGNITSTDLNVTGGANAALNNVTLEINPSAVGANELADGAVTTTKIADTNVTTVKIEDDAIENTKLADDAVQTENILDGTIATLDIADDAVTAIKINADVAGSGLTKNITTGALDVDVTALTGDGNITSTDLNVTGGTNAALNDVTLEINPSAVGANEIADGAVTTTKIADANVTRDKIANAAIDDNKLDKTTISLSGFAVPTGDLSIGSQKLTNVSDPTDPQDAATRSYVDAAVTAGTTALALKEDTANKSNDGSLTDNSATDFPTEQAVKTYVDNQISTINTITDGNILVGDATNTAAQVAISGDATLANTGALTIENNAITSAKILDDEIVNTDINSAAAIDGSKISPVFTSNVSTTGTLTTTGTATIGANTITNIDGTDGQVLTTDGAGAATWKNPTTGIPIGTAGSIFFSDGAGNLAENNTELFWDNTNNRLGIGRTNPQDMLDVEGQIRTRTGFAATGGTVGQPSYGFYTNGDTNTGMFRIAEDQIGFSTAGIQAITIDATQNVGIGITSPNSTLHTGGSLATAIDDASGIIALGETQHTIIITGNSTITLPAANTCQGRIYIIKNPDTLAIPASPDYSVTFTPGSSYLDSMGNNNPISLPAGITKLQSDGTNWQQIN